A stretch of DNA from Paenibacillus sp. FSL W8-0186:
ATTACTCCGTAGTGTACGGAAGCAATGCGATTTGACGGGAGCGTTTGATCGCAATCGTCAAGAGACGTTGATACTTCGCGCTTGTTCCTGTCACGCGACGTGGCAAAATTTTGCCCCGCTCGCTGATGAATTTCTTAAGCAGTTCAGTATCTTTATAGTCAATGTGAGTAATTTTGTTCACAGTGAAGAAACATACTTTACGACGTTTGTTGCGGCCGCCGCGGCGTGCCGGTCTTTTGTCGTCTCCGCCTTCTCTTTGCTTGAAGCTCATGCTATTCAGTCCTTCCTATATTAAAATGGCAAATCGTCATCCGATATATCGATCGGTTTCCCATCGTCAGAGAATGGATCTTGGCTGCGTGAGAAGTTACTGCTGCTGCGGTTGCTATTGCCGCCCGCGCTGCTTCCACCGAATGGGTTCTCCTCGCGCTGTCCGCCACCACTGCCACCTTCACGATTAGACTCCAAGAAACGGACATTATCAGCAATGACTTCGGTTACGTATACACGTTTGCCTTCGTTATTCTCGTAATTCCGTACCTGAATGCGTCCTTCAACAGCTGTGAGGCGGCCCTTACGCAAGTAATTCGCGCACGTCTCAGCCAGTTGTCTCCAAGTTACGACCGGAATAAAATCCGCTTCGCGTTCTCCTCCCTGCGATGTAAACGGTCTGTCCACGGCTATCGTAAATTGAGTAACCGCTACGCCAGACGGCGTATAACGCAGCTCGGGATCTCTAGTTAGACGTCCGATCAGAATGACACGGTTCAACAATCCAATCCCCTCCTCCGGGCTAATGCTTACAAAGTACTCAGAGTTCAAACAAGTCCCAAGGACCTCTTGAACTCCCTAAAATTAGGCTACGTCTTTCGTAATGAGATAACGGATAACCTCGTCGGAAATCTTCAGAATCCGCTCGAGCTCAGCAACGACATCAGGAGTCGCTGTGAAGTTCACCAGGACGTAAATACCGTCACGGATTTTGTTGATCTCATACGCAAGCCGGCGTTTGCCCATTAGGTCGTGCTTTGTAATTTCACCGCCGTTTTGGATGATGCCTTGGAATTTGTCAACTACGGCTTGAACAGCTTCTTGTTCAAGTTCAGGACGAATGATGTACATCACTTCATATTTGCGCATATATGTCACCTCCTCTTGGACTATGGCCCCCACCTTCTTACCCATGGGAGCAAGGAGCGAGCTTCAACTCGCACCAAAATATTATATCAAATCCGCGTACTCCCTGCAAGTATGAAACCTAAAGGAACTCCATACAATAAACGTGCTTCATGCCTATTATCGCAGCTTCCCCATTTTAAACCGAAAGGAGGCCTTACCCATGGGTGAACAAACCGAATTCGAGCCTGGGGACAAAGCGCCAAATCCCGGCATCTACACGGAGGTAGGCGAGGCGCGCAGCTTCCATACGCAAATCAACAACCCCAAGCGAGTCAAATTGGAACGCGGCGACACATTCCCCGAGACGACAAATAAGAACCGCAAGTGGAAAAAAGCCGAAAAAGCCCGCGTTCACTAATTCAATCGTACCAGCCCTTAGTCACGGAAATATTAATTACAAATCCGGTGCATAAAACACAAGTCTTTGCACATAATACACTTAGACGGCGATGCAAAGAGAGGTGTGGTTCCGTTGGATCATCCACGAGCAACACAGCTGCCTGGAGTCTTATTCACTACCCGTTAGAAGCAAACGATCGCGAATTGAGAAAGACCCCTCTTTATCACTTCGTTAAAGCCTAGGCGAAGATCAGATGTTTCTTAGTCGTGAGAGAAGAATTCCAATCCGCATCCCGTCTGCAAACGGAGAACCCATATGGGTTCTCCTTTGTTGTTAAGACAGGTCTACAGTCCTAAATTTAACATCAAAAAAATCCCCCTACACATATCAGGGGATTCTTGGACTTATTCTTGTTTTCAATTGATGACTATGATGGCGGAAAGGGTGGGATTCGAACCCACGCACGCTTTGACACGCCTAGCTGATTTCGAGTCAGCCCCCTTGGACCTCTTGGGTACCTTTCCACAGCACAATTGAGTATATCATAAAACACATCGCCGATCAAGGGAACTTATGTTCCTTTGATCGGTATAATGCTGAACCTCAACATAGTAAGTCATTCGAGCTATCCGTCACTTCACAGGTTATGACTGGTTCTGCGTGTCCGCGGCCTCTTCCCCGGCTG
This window harbors:
- the rpsR gene encoding 30S ribosomal protein S18; its protein translation is MSFKQREGGDDKRPARRGGRNKRRKVCFFTVNKITHIDYKDTELLKKFISERGKILPRRVTGTSAKYQRLLTIAIKRSRQIALLPYTTE
- the ssb gene encoding single-stranded DNA-binding protein; translation: MLNRVILIGRLTRDPELRYTPSGVAVTQFTIAVDRPFTSQGGEREADFIPVVTWRQLAETCANYLRKGRLTAVEGRIQVRNYENNEGKRVYVTEVIADNVRFLESNREGGSGGGQREENPFGGSSAGGNSNRSSSNFSRSQDPFSDDGKPIDISDDDLPF
- the rpsF gene encoding 30S ribosomal protein S6, with protein sequence MRKYEVMYIIRPELEQEAVQAVVDKFQGIIQNGGEITKHDLMGKRRLAYEINKIRDGIYVLVNFTATPDVVAELERILKISDEVIRYLITKDVA
- a CDS encoding YjzC family protein, translated to MGEQTEFEPGDKAPNPGIYTEVGEARSFHTQINNPKRVKLERGDTFPETTNKNRKWKKAEKARVH